One region of Juglans microcarpa x Juglans regia isolate MS1-56 chromosome 7S, Jm3101_v1.0, whole genome shotgun sequence genomic DNA includes:
- the LOC121240749 gene encoding cation/H(+) antiporter 14-like: MTVGTVTGPFSKEGMVCQYPHMMISSNVGTRFGNNPFDNIFPTFLAQIVFIFWLTRIVYTFLKPLRQSILSAQVVAGIIMGPTILGRCTKRPMQKLFPMAGKVVLQTAANVGFNLHLFLLGIRMDARILKKAGGSAALIGTMGYAMPFTFAGLTYYTVSHVITLDRTITTSIPFIIAIGSISTFPVITSLLADLQILNSELGRLATYISIIGDLWSFGTILTTTTLGLVARGSKWMSFWALFWVTIFVTTIIFVFRPFIVWLTKRNSEEETMRETHFIIVLLIVMACGFSAEVIGLHAAFGSFLLGIALPDGPPLGSALVQKLDTIATGLLLPVFIAISGLQTDLLSAAVGHSSAITELFIVLGYIGKFIGTLLPALFCGLPYWEAVTLALIMCCKGVIEVAAYIMWKDAGIIDDQVFALLLVTMLIVSGVARPMVAHLYDPSKRYMAYARRTVLESRNSIQLRLLICVHQEDNVPTILSLLEASNSTRLTPMSIFVLHLMELTGSAAAVLVPHLRTQSKSTPNATSAEHTVSAFQQFEQQHQGNVAVQHFTAIAPYASMHNDICSIAQDKRTTIVILPFHKRWAIDGRVGSSNASIRTVNLNVINKAPCSVGVLIDRGQIGGKWSSLTSRSSYRVGLLFFSGADDLEAFAYGRRMAQHPHVNLTVIRFLHECKTHEKNLEDELICEYRANALMMGNNHYKEKIVGDGVETTQAIHAMEGDFDLVIVGRCHEPNSPFIRGLSTEWSECPELGLIGDILASSDSQFSVLVVQQQPDGNMPPGMLSTVTSKNKSFGSKLASEFSDGEDFTPDYSKLEVGE, translated from the exons ATGACTGTTGGGACAGTCACTGGGCCATTTTCTAAAGAAGGCATGGTATGCCAATACCCACACATGATGATCTCCTCCAACGTCGGCACACGGTTTGGAAATAATCCTTTTGACAACATATTTCCTACTTTTCTAGCCcagattgtttttattttctggcTTACCAGAATCGTTTACACCTTTCTGAAACCTTTGAGACAAAGTATTCTCTCTGCACAAGTTGTG GCTGGTATAATCATGGGTCCAACAATTCTTGGGCGTTGCACCAAACGGCCAATGCAGAAGCTGTTTCCAATGGCAGGCAAAGTGGTACTTCAAACTGCTGCAAACGTTGGCTTTAATCTTCATCTCTTTCTATTAGGAATAAGGATGGAtgctagaattttgaaaaaggcAGGTGGTTCTGCTGCTCTTATCGGCACCATGGGTTATGCGATGCCTTTTACATTCGCTGGACTAACCTATTACACTGTCAGCCATGTCATAACCTTAGACCGCACCATTACAACTTCCATTCCTTTTATCATTGCTATTGGTTCCATTTCCACCTTTCCCGTCATCACCAGCCTCCTTGCTGATCTCCAAATCCTCAACTCTGAGCTTGGAAGATTAGCAACTTATATCTCCATAATCGGTGATCTTTGGAGCTTTGGCACAATTCTAACCACGACAACATTGGGTTTAGTTGCTCGTGGCTCTAAATGGATGTCATTCTGGGCTCTGTTTTGGGTCACCATCTTCGTGACCACTATCATATTCGTTTTCCGGCCATTCATTGTATGGTTAACGAAACGCAACTCAGAAGAAGAAACCATGCGGGAAACACACTTCATTATCGTTCTTCTGATTGTGATGGCGTGCGGATTTTCTGCTGAAGTTATTGGTCTGCACGCTGCCTTTGGGTCTTTTCTGTTGGGAATTGCTTTGCCAGACGGGCCGCCACTCGGTTCAGCATTAGTTCAGAAGCTTGATACTATAGCAACTGGGCTGCTCCTTCCAGTTTTCATTGCGATAAGCGGTTTGCAGACGGACTTGTTGTCGGCGGCAGTAGGGCACTCTTCAGCAATCACCGAGTTATTCATCGTTTTGGGCTATATAGGGAAGTTCATTGGTACACTTCTGCCTGCGCTTTTCTGCGGTTTGCCCTACTGGGAGGCCGTAACTCTCGCGTTAATCATGTGTTGCAAAGGCGTCATAGAGGTTGCTGCATACATTATGTGGAAGGATGCCGGT ATCATAGACGACCAAGTCTTTGCCCTTTTGTTAGTGACGATGTTGATTGTATCTGGGGTAGCCAGGCCCATGGTAGCTCACCTTTATGACCCATCAAAGAGGTACATGGCCTACGCGAGAAGGACCGTGCTTGAATCTCGTAACAGCATTCAGCTTCGACTTCTGATCTGTGTCCACCAGGAAGACAATGTTCCTACCATTTTAAGTCTTCTTGAAGCCTCGAATTCCACCAGATTAACCCCAATGTCCATCTTTGTCCTACACCTCATGGAGCTAACCGGCAGCGCCGCTGCCGTACTTGTCCCCCATCTCCGTACTCAAAGCAAATCCACTCCTAATGCTACTAGTGCAGAACATACTGTGTCTGCTTTCCAACAGTTTGAGCAGCAGCATCAAGGGAATGTAGCAGTGCAGCATTTCACTGCAATTGCGCCATATGCAAGCATGCACAATGACATTTGCAGTATTGCACAAGACAAGAGAACCACAATTGTGATTCTCCCCTTTCACAAGCGTTGGGCAATTGATGGAAGAGTTGGATCATCCAACGCTTCCATCAGGACCGTCAATCTCAACGTCATCAACAAGGCACCATGCTCAGTCGGAGTCCTCATCGACCGGGGACAAATCGGCGGTAAGTGGTCTTCTTTAACATCCAGGTCGTCGTATCGTGTTGGTTTGCTATTCTTCAGTGGTGCAGATGATTTGGAGGCTTTTGCCTATGGCAGACGCATGGCGCAGCATCCCCACGTCAACCTCACAGTGATTAGATTCTTGCATGAATGTAAAACTCATGAAAAGAATCTTGAAGATGAGTTGATCTGTGAGTACAGGGCAAATGCACTCATGATGGGAAATAATCACTATAAAGAGAAGATTGTGGGAGATGGAGTAGAAACTACGCAGGCAATCCATGCTATGGAGGGTGATTTTGATTTAGTAATCGTGGGCAGGTGCCATGAACCCAACTCACCGTTTATAAGAGGGCTGAGCACAGAATGGAGTGAATGCCCTGAGCTTGGGCTGATCGGAGACATATTGGCCAGTTCGGATTCCCAGTTTTCAGTTTTGGTAGTGCAGCAACAACCGGACGGAAATATGCCGCCAGGGATGCTCTCCACCGTGACGtctaaaaataaatcttttggtTCAAAGTTGGCTAGTGAATTTTCAGATGGTGAAGATTTTACACCAGATTACTCTAAACTAGAGGTAGGGGAATGA